The genome window AAAAAGGCCCAAGATAGACCAAGGTGTAACATCGGATAGTATTATCATGCCTGTTTCCAATCTTCATAAGACTCTAAAGCATATTTATGATATAAAATGGCTAGATAACTTCAGTAAGCCAACATTGGGTATATTGTATCAACCTATACTTGCATGGTGTGGTAATGAGAAAATTATGGGAAACACAATGAGGTTTATGATTATTAGTGTGGATATAGAAGACGAAAAAACTACTGTGATTTCTCAGATAAGGGACTTACCTAATGATTTACATACTCTGGTACCATTGACAAAGGGCTACGTTTTAATTGGTGTTAATGAACTATTATACATTAGCACATCAGGTGCGCTGCAATCATGTATACGCCTAAACACTTTTGCAACATCTAATATAAACTCCAGAATCGTAGATAAGTCGGAAATGAAAGTCTTCTTACCTCCAACATCAATATATTTGCAtaaaaatttgaagaaacatcATGATCTACTTATTGTCATGGATGAGAACTGCAAAATGTACAACATAATCTCAGAATCCGAGGGAAATCTCTTGACAAAGTTTGACTGTATGGAGATAGCCATTGCGaatgaaatattcaaaaactgTAAATTACCACTAACAATATGTGGCGATTTAGATTTGGAAAGTGGACGTGTGCTTATTGGCTTCAAATCAGGAAATGCGATGTTTTTGCAACTAAAAAATCTAAAAACAGCGTTTGCTGGGAAGAAGCAGCATGTCGAAACtatagatgatgaagatgatgaatacAGCGCATTATACGGAGAATCTCAAAACAGCTCCCACACAAGAATAGTAGAAACGCAGGAACCATTTGACATTTCTCTTCTAGATTCATTACTTAATATAGGGCCACTAACTTCATTCACAGTTGGTAAAGTATCTTCAGTAGAGCCAACGATCCAGAGACTCTCAAATCCTAACAAAAACGAGTTTTCCATTGTTGCAACATCTGGCGTCGGTAATGGGTCCCATTTAACAGCAGTTCATTCTACGGTTCAACCTAAGGTGGAACAAGCTTTGAAATTCACAAGTGCTACAAGAATATGGAATATCAAaattaaaggaaaagatAAATACCTTGTCACAACTGACGCAGATAGGGAAAAAAGTGATGTGTATCAAATTGACAGAAATTTTGAACCTTTCCGAGCTCATGATTTTAGAAAAAATAGCAAAACTATCGATATGGAAACGATGTATGATGATAAGAGGATTCTTCAAGTAACATCAACAGGTCTTTACTTATTTGACACTGATTTTAAAAGATTAGCTAGACTAACCATTGACGTTGAAATCGTGCATGCGTGTATTATTGACCcatatattcttttcactGATGCTAGAGGTAATATTAAGATATATCAATTGGATTCCAAGAATAGAAAGAAGTTTATCAAGTTCAAACTTCCCGAGGTTTTAAAcgaaatcatcatcacatCAGGTTCTATATTTAAGAGTAATATTTGCAACAGATTTTTACATGGTTTGGAAAACTCTTCCCAGGAACAGCTACTTTTCACGTTTGTGACAGGTGATAACCAAGTTATCTTCTTCACCGAAAAACACAATGATAGaatatttcaattcaatgGCGTAGATCAATTAAAGGATATGCTATTCGTAAGCACATATCAAATACCAGATGAGATAAATCCCGATCCATCTATCAAACAAATTATGCTGAATAGACTAGGGCATCGCAAAAGGGAGGAATTCTTAACAATTCTAACTTTTGGGGGTGAAATATATCAGTACAAGAAATCGTCAAAACATAGCGGAAAACTTTTCAAATGTAAGACAGATGCTTTCATTACAGGTGCTCCAAATAATGCATATCCTCAAGGAGTAAATAAAATTGAAAGGGTGGCACATCACTTTTCTAATTACAATGGGTACTCAGTTATATTCATTACTGGGCAAGTTCCgtatattataataaaagAGGACAACTCTCCTTGTAGAATATTCCGTATGACAAATATACCGATTGTGACAATGGTTAGATGGGGAAAAAGCTCTGTTATGTGTGTTGACAATTTAAAAAATGCGAGAGTAATGACATTGGATTTGAATTGCTATTATGGTAACTCTAGGGTTCTCCGGAAGATTGTTGTCGAAGATGTTGTCGAAGAATTTGAGACACTTGGAAATATTGCATATCATGAACGTACTGGAATGTACGTTGTGTCGTATACAAAATTCATAGAATACAAGGCATTAAGTGAAGATGGTGAACCCCTCATTGGTTATAACCCCGAACAACCTAATAGCAGAGGGTTCCAATCTGGAATTTTGCTAATCAATCCATTAACATGGAACATTATTGATCGGGTTGACTTGCCCGAAAACTCATTGGTAAATGATATCAAAACTATGTTAATCCAATTGAATTCAAAGactagaagaaagagagaattTGTGGTAATTGGTAGCTCTTTCGCTAAAGACGAAGATCAACCAAGTACTGGATCGCTATTAGTTTTAGATATAACCGAAGTTGTTGCAGAACCAGGAAAGCCTGATACAAACTATAAATttaatgaaatatttcaagaaGACATTCGTGGATCAGT of Kluyveromyces marxianus DMKU3-1042 DNA, complete genome, chromosome 3 contains these proteins:
- the CFT1 gene encoding cleavage/polyadenylation factor CFT1 — protein: MNVFDEIVQPTVVNKSLHGHFTSAEREEYIVARTNVLSIFRLSRAHKLVLAYEWKLSGKILDMQLIPQLGSSLKMLAILSSNSKLSLVKFDQTVESLETVSLHYYNEKFANLSLSKLNVESIMAVDPSFRCILVFNNDVLAILPLHVNKEDLDMEEEENAAITEPKVKRPKIDQGVTSDSIIMPVSNLHKTLKHIYDIKWLDNFSKPTLGILYQPILAWCGNEKIMGNTMRFMIISVDIEDEKTTVISQIRDLPNDLHTLVPLTKGYVLIGVNELLYISTSGALQSCIRLNTFATSNINSRIVDKSEMKVFLPPTSIYLHKNLKKHHDLLIVMDENCKMYNIISESEGNLLTKFDCMEIAIANEIFKNCKLPLTICGDLDLESGRVLIGFKSGNAMFLQLKNLKTAFAGKKQHVETIDDEDDEYSALYGESQNSSHTRIVETQEPFDISLLDSLLNIGPLTSFTVGKVSSVEPTIQRLSNPNKNEFSIVATSGVGNGSHLTAVHSTVQPKVEQALKFTSATRIWNIKIKGKDKYLVTTDADREKSDVYQIDRNFEPFRAHDFRKNSKTIDMETMYDDKRILQVTSTGLYLFDTDFKRLARLTIDVEIVHACIIDPYILFTDARGNIKIYQLDSKNRKKFIKFKLPEVLNEIIITSGSIFKSNICNRFLHGLENSSQEQLLFTFVTGDNQVIFFTEKHNDRIFQFNGVDQLKDMLFVSTYQIPDEINPDPSIKQIMLNRLGHRKREEFLTILTFGGEIYQYKKSSKHSGKLFKCKTDAFITGAPNNAYPQGVNKIERVAHHFSNYNGYSVIFITGQVPYIIIKEDNSPCRIFRMTNIPIVTMVRWGKSSVMCVDNLKNARVMTLDLNCYYGNSRVLRKIVVEDVVEEFETLGNIAYHERTGMYVVSYTKFIEYKALSEDGEPLIGYNPEQPNSRGFQSGILLINPLTWNIIDRVDLPENSLVNDIKTMLIQLNSKTRRKREFVVIGSSFAKDEDQPSTGSLLVLDITEVVAEPGKPDTNYKFNEIFQEDIRGSVNTVCEISGRFMIGQSSKAIIRDMQEDNSAVPVAFLDMPVFISDAKSFSNLMIIGDSMQGFTFVGFDAEPYRMIVLGKSTSNFQVMNVEFLVNNGNVNFIVTDRQNNLHVLRYAPDEPNSLSGQRLVHCNTFNLFSTNNFMKLIRKHNEFNAKLLNYIAVGCQSDGSMFRLIPLNESSYRRFYLVEQHILEHEVPLAGFNPKMERLDNEYYHKGHALRPTLDSQVLKKYTQIPIDKRMNIETRVGRHASTELWHDLLDIEYSLRSLTTPQHE